The Glandiceps talaboti chromosome 1, keGlaTala1.1, whole genome shotgun sequence genome has a segment encoding these proteins:
- the LOC144439653 gene encoding ubiquitin thioesterase OTU1-like, whose product MESNKQLLLRCQSKHGRYTVEGLTLNSTVSSLMQKIYALTGIPSQSQVILYGYPLKSLNLSNKNALLRTLPFRSGDTMIVEENPSAGPAKRVNRVKSPSMEGRLRRLPVPADNSCLFSSISFLIENGQPSSDTVEQLRELIARTVSKNPNIYTSAFLGRDNAEYCAWIMSKEAWGGAIEIAILSEFYGVEIDVIDIQSAHINRFGESKSYKNRLLVIYDGVHYDPLVLETGDPDNPIQTTFPTTDDVVLAEALSLAEEARQMKHYTDLERFKLRCIDCNIGLTGYGEAEYHASKTGHTNFGEVEV is encoded by the coding sequence ATGGAATCAAATAAACAACTCTTGCTACGATGCCAATCCAAACATGGAAGATATACAGTTGAGGGATTGACTCTAAATTCTACTGTGAGCAGCCTGATGCAAAAGATATATGCATTGACCGGTATCCCGAGCCAATCACAAGTCATCCTGTACGGTTACCCGCTCAAAAGTTTGAACCTGTCAAACAAAAATGCTCTCCTACGTACACTACCATTCCGTTCTGGGGATACTATGATAGTGGAGGAAAATCCATCTGCAGGCCCTGCAAAACGTGTGAACAGAGTAAAAAGTCCATCAATGGAAGGGCGGCTGAGGAGACTTCCTGTTCCTGCAGACAATTCTTGTCTATTTTCTAGTATCTCTTTTCTGATAGAAAATGGACAACCATCCTCAGATACAGTTGAACAACTGAGAGAGCTGATAGCCAGAACAGTATCTAAAAATCCAAATATCTATACTTCAGCTTTCCTTGGAAGAGATAATGCTGAATACTGTGCATGGATTATGAGCAAAGAGGCTTGGGGTGGTGCTATTGAAATCGCTATACTCTCTGAATTTTATGGTGTCGAGATTGATGTCATTGATATCCAGTCTGCACATATAAATCGTTTTGGGGAGTCAAAAAGCTATAAAAACAGGCTTCTGGTCATCTATGACGGAGTTCATTATGACCCTTTGGTCTTAGAAACAGGTGATCCTGACAATCCCATCCAGACTACATTTCCCACAACAGATGATGTTGTCTTGGCTGAGGCACTGTCCTTAGCTGAAGAAGCAAGGCAGATGAAACACTACACAGATTTGGAGAGATTCAAATTACGCTGTATAGACTGTAACATTGGACTCACAGGCTATGGAGAAGCCGAGTATCATGCTTCCAAGACCGGACATACTAATTTTGGAGAAGTCGAAGTGTAG
- the LOC144439603 gene encoding 6-phosphofructo-2-kinase/fructose-2,6-bisphosphatase-like isoform X3, with protein MSLYFPIIFGRASCPIAHPQTVIVMVGLPARGKTYVAKKLTRYLNWIGIPTKVFNVGEYRRSATDCYKNHNFFRQDNEEAQIIRKKAAMDALVDMCNWLEVEGEVAVFDATNTSRERRQDILDTCYGRGFKVFFVESMCDNALVIEANIAEVKLSSPDYKDMNKDDAIKDFLKRIVHYEAAYEPLDEHSDSEKSYITIMNCGERFLVNKVDGHIQSRIVYYLMNIHIMPRTIYLTRHGESELNLKGRIGGDADLSDRGRHYRAALAEYMTNEHLPDLKVWTSQLKRTSQTAEGIDAPIEQWKALNELDAGVCDEMTYEEIQEKHPEEFALRDQDKYHYRYPKGESYQDLVARLEPVIMELERQKNVLVVCHQGVMRCLLAYFLDKGPDELPYLKCPLHTVLKLTPVAYGCRVESVSLNIDAVDTHRPKPSKLNRSRRNSDALATVPAYPDHSIDNIKLDEDIRLSENTPIVATPAS; from the exons ATGAGTCTCTATTTTCCAATAATCTTTGGAAGAG CATCATGTCCAATAGCCCATCCACAGACAGTGATTGTTATGGTAGGTTTACCTGCCAGAGGCAAGACATATGTAGCCAAGAAACTTACAAGGTATCTGAATTGGATAGGAATCCCTACCAAAG TGTTTAATGTTGGAGAGTACAGGAGGAGTGCAACAGACTGCTACAAAAACCATAATTTTTTTAGGCAAGACAATGAAGAGGCCCAGATTATCAGAAA AAAAGCAGCCATGGATGCCTTGGTAGATATGTGCAATTGGTTGGAAGTTGAGGGTGAGGTTGCTGTATTTGATGCAACAAATACCAGCAGAGAAAGGCGACAGGATATCCTAGATACATGTTATGGAAGAGGTTTTAAG GTGTTCTTTGTGGAATCAATGTGTGATAATGCCCTTGTAATAGAAGCAAATATTGCG GAAGTAAAACTGAGCAGCCCTGATTACAAGGACATGAACAAAGATGATGCAATCAAGGATTTCCTCAAGAGAATTGTACACTACGAAGCGGCGTATGAACCACTAGATGAACACTCTGACAG TGAGAAGTCCTACATTACAATCATGAACTGTGGAGAGAGATTTCTTGTAAATAAAGTTGATG GCCACATTCAAAGTCGGATTGTATATTaccttatgaatattcatattatgCCAAGAACTATTTATTTAACGAGG CATGGGGAGAGTGAGCTGAATTTGAAAGGACGAATAGGCGGTGATGCTGACCTGTCGGACAGGGGGCGACACTACCGTGCTGCATTGGCTGAATACATGACAAATGAACATTTACCAGACCTCAAAGTGTGGACGAGTCAGTTAAAAAGAACGTCACAGACTGCTGAGGGAATTGATGCACCCATTGAGCAGTGGAAAGCTTTGAATGAGCTAGATGCA GGTGTGTGTGATGAAATGACATATGAAGAAATTCAAGAGAAGCATCCTGAAGAGTTTGCACTCCGTGATCAAGACAAGTACCATTACAGATATCCCAAAGGAGAG TCATACCAAGACCTTGTTGCCCGGCTGGAACCAGTTATAATG GAATTGGAAAGGCAGAAAAAtgtgttagtggtatgccaccAGGGAGTGATGAGATGTCTTCTAGCATACTTCCTAGACAAAGGCCCAG ATGAATTGCCTTACCTGAAATGTCCATTGCATACAGTTTTAAAACTTACTCCTGTTGCTTATG ggTGCCGAgttgaaagtgtgtctctaaACATAGATGCTGTTGACACTCATAGGCCAAAACCATCC
- the LOC144439603 gene encoding 6-phosphofructo-2-kinase/fructose-2,6-bisphosphatase-like isoform X5, whose product MAQSPIGRRTSTDGPYHRIIISPRPSVSSESDASCPIAHPQTVIVMVGLPARGKTYVAKKLTRYLNWIGIPTKVFNVGEYRRSATDCYKNHNFFRQDNEEAQIIRKKAAMDALVDMCNWLEVEGEVAVFDATNTSRERRQDILDTCYGRGFKVFFVESMCDNALVIEANIAEVKLSSPDYKDMNKDDAIKDFLKRIVHYEAAYEPLDEHSDSEKSYITIMNCGERFLVNKVDGHIQSRIVYYLMNIHIMPRTIYLTRHGESELNLKGRIGGDADLSDRGRHYRAALAEYMTNEHLPDLKVWTSQLKRTSQTAEGIDAPIEQWKALNELDAGVCDEMTYEEIQEKHPEEFALRDQDKYHYRYPKGESYQDLVARLEPVIMELERQKNVLVVCHQGVMRCLLAYFLDKGPDELPYLKCPLHTVLKLTPVAYGCRVESVSLNIDAVDTHRPKPSHVQPIKREKRERRK is encoded by the exons CATCATGTCCAATAGCCCATCCACAGACAGTGATTGTTATGGTAGGTTTACCTGCCAGAGGCAAGACATATGTAGCCAAGAAACTTACAAGGTATCTGAATTGGATAGGAATCCCTACCAAAG TGTTTAATGTTGGAGAGTACAGGAGGAGTGCAACAGACTGCTACAAAAACCATAATTTTTTTAGGCAAGACAATGAAGAGGCCCAGATTATCAGAAA AAAAGCAGCCATGGATGCCTTGGTAGATATGTGCAATTGGTTGGAAGTTGAGGGTGAGGTTGCTGTATTTGATGCAACAAATACCAGCAGAGAAAGGCGACAGGATATCCTAGATACATGTTATGGAAGAGGTTTTAAG GTGTTCTTTGTGGAATCAATGTGTGATAATGCCCTTGTAATAGAAGCAAATATTGCG GAAGTAAAACTGAGCAGCCCTGATTACAAGGACATGAACAAAGATGATGCAATCAAGGATTTCCTCAAGAGAATTGTACACTACGAAGCGGCGTATGAACCACTAGATGAACACTCTGACAG TGAGAAGTCCTACATTACAATCATGAACTGTGGAGAGAGATTTCTTGTAAATAAAGTTGATG GCCACATTCAAAGTCGGATTGTATATTaccttatgaatattcatattatgCCAAGAACTATTTATTTAACGAGG CATGGGGAGAGTGAGCTGAATTTGAAAGGACGAATAGGCGGTGATGCTGACCTGTCGGACAGGGGGCGACACTACCGTGCTGCATTGGCTGAATACATGACAAATGAACATTTACCAGACCTCAAAGTGTGGACGAGTCAGTTAAAAAGAACGTCACAGACTGCTGAGGGAATTGATGCACCCATTGAGCAGTGGAAAGCTTTGAATGAGCTAGATGCA GGTGTGTGTGATGAAATGACATATGAAGAAATTCAAGAGAAGCATCCTGAAGAGTTTGCACTCCGTGATCAAGACAAGTACCATTACAGATATCCCAAAGGAGAG TCATACCAAGACCTTGTTGCCCGGCTGGAACCAGTTATAATG GAATTGGAAAGGCAGAAAAAtgtgttagtggtatgccaccAGGGAGTGATGAGATGTCTTCTAGCATACTTCCTAGACAAAGGCCCAG ATGAATTGCCTTACCTGAAATGTCCATTGCATACAGTTTTAAAACTTACTCCTGTTGCTTATG ggTGCCGAgttgaaagtgtgtctctaaACATAGATGCTGTTGACACTCATAGGCCAAAACCATCC CATGTCCAACCCATCAAACGTGAGAAAAGAGAGAGGCGCAAATGA
- the LOC144439603 gene encoding 6-phosphofructo-2-kinase/fructose-2,6-bisphosphatase-like isoform X4, with product MPLPTPIINSSCPIAHPQTVIVMVGLPARGKTYVAKKLTRYLNWIGIPTKVFNVGEYRRSATDCYKNHNFFRQDNEEAQIIRKKAAMDALVDMCNWLEVEGEVAVFDATNTSRERRQDILDTCYGRGFKVFFVESMCDNALVIEANIAEVKLSSPDYKDMNKDDAIKDFLKRIVHYEAAYEPLDEHSDSEKSYITIMNCGERFLVNKVDGHIQSRIVYYLMNIHIMPRTIYLTRHGESELNLKGRIGGDADLSDRGRHYRAALAEYMTNEHLPDLKVWTSQLKRTSQTAEGIDAPIEQWKALNELDAGVCDEMTYEEIQEKHPEEFALRDQDKYHYRYPKGESYQDLVARLEPVIMELERQKNVLVVCHQGVMRCLLAYFLDKGPDELPYLKCPLHTVLKLTPVAYGCRVESVSLNIDAVDTHRPKPSKLNRSRRNSDALATVPAYPDHSIDNIKLDEDIRLSENTPIVATPAS from the exons ATGCCTTTGCCAACACCTATCATTAACT CATCATGTCCAATAGCCCATCCACAGACAGTGATTGTTATGGTAGGTTTACCTGCCAGAGGCAAGACATATGTAGCCAAGAAACTTACAAGGTATCTGAATTGGATAGGAATCCCTACCAAAG TGTTTAATGTTGGAGAGTACAGGAGGAGTGCAACAGACTGCTACAAAAACCATAATTTTTTTAGGCAAGACAATGAAGAGGCCCAGATTATCAGAAA AAAAGCAGCCATGGATGCCTTGGTAGATATGTGCAATTGGTTGGAAGTTGAGGGTGAGGTTGCTGTATTTGATGCAACAAATACCAGCAGAGAAAGGCGACAGGATATCCTAGATACATGTTATGGAAGAGGTTTTAAG GTGTTCTTTGTGGAATCAATGTGTGATAATGCCCTTGTAATAGAAGCAAATATTGCG GAAGTAAAACTGAGCAGCCCTGATTACAAGGACATGAACAAAGATGATGCAATCAAGGATTTCCTCAAGAGAATTGTACACTACGAAGCGGCGTATGAACCACTAGATGAACACTCTGACAG TGAGAAGTCCTACATTACAATCATGAACTGTGGAGAGAGATTTCTTGTAAATAAAGTTGATG GCCACATTCAAAGTCGGATTGTATATTaccttatgaatattcatattatgCCAAGAACTATTTATTTAACGAGG CATGGGGAGAGTGAGCTGAATTTGAAAGGACGAATAGGCGGTGATGCTGACCTGTCGGACAGGGGGCGACACTACCGTGCTGCATTGGCTGAATACATGACAAATGAACATTTACCAGACCTCAAAGTGTGGACGAGTCAGTTAAAAAGAACGTCACAGACTGCTGAGGGAATTGATGCACCCATTGAGCAGTGGAAAGCTTTGAATGAGCTAGATGCA GGTGTGTGTGATGAAATGACATATGAAGAAATTCAAGAGAAGCATCCTGAAGAGTTTGCACTCCGTGATCAAGACAAGTACCATTACAGATATCCCAAAGGAGAG TCATACCAAGACCTTGTTGCCCGGCTGGAACCAGTTATAATG GAATTGGAAAGGCAGAAAAAtgtgttagtggtatgccaccAGGGAGTGATGAGATGTCTTCTAGCATACTTCCTAGACAAAGGCCCAG ATGAATTGCCTTACCTGAAATGTCCATTGCATACAGTTTTAAAACTTACTCCTGTTGCTTATG ggTGCCGAgttgaaagtgtgtctctaaACATAGATGCTGTTGACACTCATAGGCCAAAACCATCC
- the LOC144439603 gene encoding 6-phosphofructo-2-kinase/fructose-2,6-bisphosphatase-like isoform X2: MSAVRQRTPLVRAASCPIAHPQTVIVMVGLPARGKTYVAKKLTRYLNWIGIPTKVFNVGEYRRSATDCYKNHNFFRQDNEEAQIIRKKAAMDALVDMCNWLEVEGEVAVFDATNTSRERRQDILDTCYGRGFKVFFVESMCDNALVIEANIAEVKLSSPDYKDMNKDDAIKDFLKRIVHYEAAYEPLDEHSDSEKSYITIMNCGERFLVNKVDGHIQSRIVYYLMNIHIMPRTIYLTRHGESELNLKGRIGGDADLSDRGRHYRAALAEYMTNEHLPDLKVWTSQLKRTSQTAEGIDAPIEQWKALNELDAGVCDEMTYEEIQEKHPEEFALRDQDKYHYRYPKGESYQDLVARLEPVIMELERQKNVLVVCHQGVMRCLLAYFLDKGPDELPYLKCPLHTVLKLTPVAYGCRVESVSLNIDAVDTHRPKPSKLNRSRRNSDALATVPAYPDHSIDNIKLDEDIRLSENTPIVATPAS, encoded by the exons ATGTCTGCCGTTCGCCAGAGGACACCCCTTGTTAGAGCAG CATCATGTCCAATAGCCCATCCACAGACAGTGATTGTTATGGTAGGTTTACCTGCCAGAGGCAAGACATATGTAGCCAAGAAACTTACAAGGTATCTGAATTGGATAGGAATCCCTACCAAAG TGTTTAATGTTGGAGAGTACAGGAGGAGTGCAACAGACTGCTACAAAAACCATAATTTTTTTAGGCAAGACAATGAAGAGGCCCAGATTATCAGAAA AAAAGCAGCCATGGATGCCTTGGTAGATATGTGCAATTGGTTGGAAGTTGAGGGTGAGGTTGCTGTATTTGATGCAACAAATACCAGCAGAGAAAGGCGACAGGATATCCTAGATACATGTTATGGAAGAGGTTTTAAG GTGTTCTTTGTGGAATCAATGTGTGATAATGCCCTTGTAATAGAAGCAAATATTGCG GAAGTAAAACTGAGCAGCCCTGATTACAAGGACATGAACAAAGATGATGCAATCAAGGATTTCCTCAAGAGAATTGTACACTACGAAGCGGCGTATGAACCACTAGATGAACACTCTGACAG TGAGAAGTCCTACATTACAATCATGAACTGTGGAGAGAGATTTCTTGTAAATAAAGTTGATG GCCACATTCAAAGTCGGATTGTATATTaccttatgaatattcatattatgCCAAGAACTATTTATTTAACGAGG CATGGGGAGAGTGAGCTGAATTTGAAAGGACGAATAGGCGGTGATGCTGACCTGTCGGACAGGGGGCGACACTACCGTGCTGCATTGGCTGAATACATGACAAATGAACATTTACCAGACCTCAAAGTGTGGACGAGTCAGTTAAAAAGAACGTCACAGACTGCTGAGGGAATTGATGCACCCATTGAGCAGTGGAAAGCTTTGAATGAGCTAGATGCA GGTGTGTGTGATGAAATGACATATGAAGAAATTCAAGAGAAGCATCCTGAAGAGTTTGCACTCCGTGATCAAGACAAGTACCATTACAGATATCCCAAAGGAGAG TCATACCAAGACCTTGTTGCCCGGCTGGAACCAGTTATAATG GAATTGGAAAGGCAGAAAAAtgtgttagtggtatgccaccAGGGAGTGATGAGATGTCTTCTAGCATACTTCCTAGACAAAGGCCCAG ATGAATTGCCTTACCTGAAATGTCCATTGCATACAGTTTTAAAACTTACTCCTGTTGCTTATG ggTGCCGAgttgaaagtgtgtctctaaACATAGATGCTGTTGACACTCATAGGCCAAAACCATCC
- the LOC144439603 gene encoding 6-phosphofructo-2-kinase/fructose-2,6-bisphosphatase-like isoform X6, with protein sequence MAQSPIGRRTSTDGPYHRIIISPRPSVSSESDASCPIAHPQTVIVMVGLPARGKTYVAKKLTRYLNWIGIPTKVFNVGEYRRSATDCYKNHNFFRQDNEEAQIIRKKAAMDALVDMCNWLEVEGEVAVFDATNTSRERRQDILDTCYGRGFKVFFVESMCDNALVIEANIAEVKLSSPDYKDMNKDDAIKDFLKRIVHYEAAYEPLDEHSDSEKSYITIMNCGERFLVNKVDGHIQSRIVYYLMNIHIMPRTIYLTRHGESELNLKGRIGGDADLSDRGRHYRAALAEYMTNEHLPDLKVWTSQLKRTSQTAEGIDAPIEQWKALNELDAGVCDEMTYEEIQEKHPEEFALRDQDKYHYRYPKGESYQDLVARLEPVIMELERQKNVLVVCHQGVMRCLLAYFLDKGPDELPYLKCPLHTVLKLTPVAYGCRVESVSLNIDAVDTHRPKPSE encoded by the exons CATCATGTCCAATAGCCCATCCACAGACAGTGATTGTTATGGTAGGTTTACCTGCCAGAGGCAAGACATATGTAGCCAAGAAACTTACAAGGTATCTGAATTGGATAGGAATCCCTACCAAAG TGTTTAATGTTGGAGAGTACAGGAGGAGTGCAACAGACTGCTACAAAAACCATAATTTTTTTAGGCAAGACAATGAAGAGGCCCAGATTATCAGAAA AAAAGCAGCCATGGATGCCTTGGTAGATATGTGCAATTGGTTGGAAGTTGAGGGTGAGGTTGCTGTATTTGATGCAACAAATACCAGCAGAGAAAGGCGACAGGATATCCTAGATACATGTTATGGAAGAGGTTTTAAG GTGTTCTTTGTGGAATCAATGTGTGATAATGCCCTTGTAATAGAAGCAAATATTGCG GAAGTAAAACTGAGCAGCCCTGATTACAAGGACATGAACAAAGATGATGCAATCAAGGATTTCCTCAAGAGAATTGTACACTACGAAGCGGCGTATGAACCACTAGATGAACACTCTGACAG TGAGAAGTCCTACATTACAATCATGAACTGTGGAGAGAGATTTCTTGTAAATAAAGTTGATG GCCACATTCAAAGTCGGATTGTATATTaccttatgaatattcatattatgCCAAGAACTATTTATTTAACGAGG CATGGGGAGAGTGAGCTGAATTTGAAAGGACGAATAGGCGGTGATGCTGACCTGTCGGACAGGGGGCGACACTACCGTGCTGCATTGGCTGAATACATGACAAATGAACATTTACCAGACCTCAAAGTGTGGACGAGTCAGTTAAAAAGAACGTCACAGACTGCTGAGGGAATTGATGCACCCATTGAGCAGTGGAAAGCTTTGAATGAGCTAGATGCA GGTGTGTGTGATGAAATGACATATGAAGAAATTCAAGAGAAGCATCCTGAAGAGTTTGCACTCCGTGATCAAGACAAGTACCATTACAGATATCCCAAAGGAGAG TCATACCAAGACCTTGTTGCCCGGCTGGAACCAGTTATAATG GAATTGGAAAGGCAGAAAAAtgtgttagtggtatgccaccAGGGAGTGATGAGATGTCTTCTAGCATACTTCCTAGACAAAGGCCCAG ATGAATTGCCTTACCTGAAATGTCCATTGCATACAGTTTTAAAACTTACTCCTGTTGCTTATG ggTGCCGAgttgaaagtgtgtctctaaACATAGATGCTGTTGACACTCATAGGCCAAAACCATCC GAATAG